The following are from one region of the Paenibacillus bovis genome:
- a CDS encoding sulfate ABC transporter permease subunit, with amino-acid sequence MRRLWITLTWLVFSILILIPLVVLTTGAFDEGGKGFLQALGRPEAMHALMMTGMIVVVVTLLNGIFGIMMGVYLVRGTWISRKLRQLFNSIVDLPYAVSPVIGGLMIVLLLGPDTVIGAFFENIGFKVVYAFPGMVIATLFVTFPLMVREVMPVLQEIGTDQEEAASTLGAYSWRTFWQVTWPSIRWAVIYGTILTVARSLGEFGAVLVVSGNIINKTQTATTLVYQDMENFNVTAANGVALVLAVFSIGLLLLMERAKKRKEVL; translated from the coding sequence ATGAGAAGACTATGGATTACTTTGACCTGGCTCGTATTCAGTATTCTGATTCTGATCCCGCTGGTAGTATTGACCACAGGAGCATTTGATGAAGGTGGAAAAGGGTTCCTGCAGGCATTGGGACGGCCTGAAGCAATGCACGCTCTGATGATGACTGGCATGATTGTCGTCGTAGTGACGCTGCTGAATGGAATATTCGGCATTATGATGGGCGTCTATCTGGTACGGGGAACCTGGATCAGCCGCAAACTTCGCCAGCTGTTCAACAGCATCGTGGATCTGCCATATGCGGTATCGCCGGTCATCGGTGGTCTGATGATCGTGCTACTGCTGGGACCGGATACGGTGATTGGCGCTTTTTTTGAAAATATCGGATTCAAGGTCGTCTATGCGTTCCCGGGTATGGTTATCGCTACCTTATTCGTAACGTTCCCGCTGATGGTACGTGAAGTTATGCCTGTACTGCAGGAGATTGGAACAGATCAGGAAGAGGCGGCTTCCACACTGGGAGCCTACAGCTGGAGAACATTCTGGCAGGTGACCTGGCCGTCTATCCGCTGGGCCGTTATTTACGGTACCATCCTTACGGTCGCTCGCTCGCTGGGAGAATTTGGCGCGGTATTGGTTGTATCCGGCAATATTATTAACAAGACGCAGACGGCGACGACACTGGTCTATCAGGATATGGAAAATTTTAATGTGACAGCTGCCAATGGGGTTGCCCTTGTACTGGCAGTGTTCTCGATCGGTTTGCTGCTGCTGATGGAACGGGCCAAGAAAAGAAAGGAAGTGCTCTGA
- a CDS encoding pyrimidine/purine nucleoside phosphorylase, which produces MSQFEQVTVIKEANIYYEGKVTSRTVLLPDGSKVTLGIMMPGSYEFGTDQHETMEILSGQLSVQLPGTEEWLHIDGQSAFEVPANTRFKLEIKTVTDYCCSYS; this is translated from the coding sequence ATGAGTCAATTTGAACAGGTGACAGTAATCAAGGAAGCCAATATTTATTATGAAGGCAAGGTAACGAGCAGAACGGTTTTGCTGCCGGATGGCAGTAAAGTTACGCTGGGCATTATGATGCCGGGCAGTTATGAATTTGGAACCGATCAGCATGAGACGATGGAGATTCTGTCCGGTCAGCTCTCGGTTCAATTGCCGGGTACAGAAGAGTGGCTGCATATCGATGGACAGTCTGCTTTTGAAGTGCCTGCCAATACCCGATTCAAGCTGGAAATCAAAACGGTGACCGATTACTGCTGCTCCTATTCCTGA
- the cysT gene encoding sulfate ABC transporter permease subunit CysT produces MNSTLLRHKGWTWGFRTTVLLYFLILIVLPIAGVYVNSLSDGWAAFVQNIGDPIAWKAVLLTLKLALIATLINALVGTMAAWVLIRYDFPGKSLLNSIVDLPFALPTAVGGLMILVLLGPSSIVGKAAASVGLDLVFHQPAIIVAMVFVTFPFVIRAIQPLLEELDRSAEEASYTLGASRTRTFFNVILPAMVPGILSGAMLAFSRALAEFGAVVLVAGNIPGRTLTASVYIFGEVESDNEAGAAAVSILLLTLSFIILWLINLVQTRRMS; encoded by the coding sequence GTGAATAGTACATTACTGCGTCACAAAGGTTGGACATGGGGATTTCGTACGACGGTGCTGCTGTATTTTCTGATTTTGATTGTACTGCCGATAGCCGGAGTGTATGTAAATTCACTATCGGATGGATGGGCTGCCTTTGTCCAGAATATTGGAGATCCGATTGCCTGGAAAGCAGTGCTGCTGACGCTCAAGTTGGCACTGATCGCGACGCTGATCAATGCGCTGGTCGGTACCATGGCTGCCTGGGTACTGATCAGATATGACTTTCCAGGTAAATCGCTGCTGAACAGTATCGTGGATCTGCCGTTCGCACTACCAACCGCAGTCGGTGGACTAATGATTCTGGTGCTGCTGGGACCGAGCAGCATTGTGGGAAAAGCAGCTGCTTCGGTCGGGCTGGATCTGGTTTTTCATCAGCCAGCGATTATCGTGGCGATGGTATTTGTCACTTTTCCATTTGTTATCCGGGCGATTCAGCCGCTGCTGGAAGAGCTGGATCGATCGGCAGAAGAGGCCTCTTATACACTGGGAGCTTCGCGTACACGCACTTTTTTTAATGTGATTTTACCGGCAATGGTACCGGGGATTCTGAGTGGAGCAATGCTCGCATTTTCCCGGGCACTGGCAGAGTTTGGAGCGGTTGTGCTGGTAGCCGGCAATATTCCCGGACGTACATTGACCGCTTCGGTGTACATTTTCGGTGAGGTGGAGAGTGATAATGAAGCGGGTGCAGCAGCGGTATCGATTCTGCTGCTGACCCTGTCCTTTATTATCCTCTGGCTGATCAATCTGGTGCAGACGAGGAGAATGAGCTGA
- a CDS encoding TetR/AcrR family transcriptional regulator — protein sequence MARRAVEQELSRERILEAARHLFVTKGYRAISMRSIGQHLGYSHGSLYYHFKEKAELFYAIVMEDFDHLCYLLQEVKEAPEQPEWNKVERLLIEFIRFGLDNAHQYEIMFMIRDEELLSYCRAEQARCFELFSSIVRQHMDVTEHTLEAMHTVPLSLFLSIHGFISYYIQDRVTYDEIRPAAIAHVKTLCRVL from the coding sequence ATGGCACGTAGAGCGGTAGAGCAGGAGTTATCCAGGGAGAGAATTTTAGAGGCTGCCAGACATCTGTTTGTAACAAAGGGGTATCGTGCAATCTCGATGCGTAGTATTGGTCAGCATCTGGGCTACAGCCATGGTTCACTGTATTATCATTTCAAGGAAAAAGCGGAGCTGTTCTATGCGATTGTAATGGAGGACTTTGATCATCTCTGCTATCTGCTGCAGGAGGTCAAGGAAGCACCGGAGCAGCCGGAATGGAACAAGGTAGAGCGCCTGCTGATTGAATTTATTCGTTTTGGACTGGATAATGCCCATCAGTACGAGATTATGTTTATGATCCGTGATGAAGAGCTGTTAAGCTATTGTCGTGCAGAACAGGCACGCTGCTTTGAATTGTTCTCGTCGATTGTTCGGCAGCATATGGATGTGACCGAGCATACGCTGGAAGCGATGCATACGGTACCGCTGAGTCTGTTTCTGTCGATTCACGGATTCATTTCCTATTATATTCAGGATCGCGTTACCTATGATGAGATCCGGCCTGCAGCGATTGCCCATGTCAAAACGCTCTGCAGGGTATTATAA
- a CDS encoding glucose-6-phosphate isomerase, whose translation MSKKVKFDYSKALSFVAQHEVDYFAEPIRLAHEQLHNGTGAGSDYLGWIDLPNNYDKEEFARIQKAAAKIQSDSEVLIVIGIGGSYLGARAAIEMLTHSFYNVLPKDKRKTPEIYFAGNNISSTYVNHLLQAIEGKDFSVNVISKSGTTTEPAIAFRIFRAELEKKYGKEEARKRIYATTDRAKGALKTLADAEGYESFVIPDDVGGRYSVLTPVGLLPIAAAGVNIEEMMQGAADAAKEYSNPNVAENESYQYAAVRNALHRKGKAIEILVNYEPSLHFVSEWWKQLYGESEGKDFKGIFPAAVDFSTDLHSMGQFIQDGSRNIFETVIQVEEVASHITIEEDPEDLDGLNFLAGKTLDFVNKKAFQGTLLAHTDGQVPNLIVNIPDQTPYSFGYLVYFFEKACGISGYLSGVNPFDQEGVEAYKKNMFALLGKPGFEKQKAELEARLSE comes from the coding sequence ATGTCTAAAAAAGTGAAATTTGATTACAGCAAAGCTCTTTCTTTTGTCGCTCAACATGAAGTGGATTATTTTGCAGAGCCGATTCGCCTGGCTCACGAACAACTGCACAATGGTACTGGCGCAGGCTCCGACTATCTGGGCTGGATCGACTTGCCTAACAACTATGACAAAGAAGAATTCGCACGCATTCAAAAAGCGGCTGCCAAAATTCAGAGCGACTCCGAAGTACTGATCGTTATCGGTATCGGTGGTTCTTACCTTGGCGCACGTGCAGCGATCGAGATGCTGACACATTCCTTCTATAACGTACTGCCAAAAGACAAACGCAAAACACCGGAGATCTACTTTGCCGGTAACAATATCAGCTCCACTTATGTAAATCATCTGCTGCAGGCTATCGAAGGCAAAGACTTCTCCGTAAACGTAATTTCCAAATCCGGTACAACAACAGAGCCGGCTATTGCTTTCCGTATTTTCCGTGCGGAACTGGAGAAAAAATACGGTAAAGAAGAAGCACGCAAACGCATCTATGCTACGACTGACCGTGCCAAAGGCGCACTGAAAACACTGGCAGATGCAGAAGGCTACGAAAGCTTCGTTATTCCTGATGATGTAGGTGGACGTTACTCCGTGCTGACACCGGTAGGTCTGCTGCCTATCGCAGCAGCTGGCGTTAACATCGAAGAAATGATGCAGGGTGCTGCAGACGCTGCCAAAGAATACAGCAACCCGAACGTTGCCGAGAACGAGAGCTACCAGTATGCAGCGGTTCGTAACGCACTGCATCGCAAAGGTAAAGCAATCGAGATTCTGGTAAACTATGAACCATCCCTGCACTTCGTATCCGAATGGTGGAAACAACTGTACGGCGAGAGCGAAGGTAAAGACTTCAAAGGTATCTTCCCGGCAGCTGTTGATTTCTCGACAGATCTGCACTCCATGGGTCAATTTATCCAGGATGGAAGTCGTAACATCTTCGAAACCGTTATTCAGGTTGAAGAAGTGGCAAGTCATATTACAATCGAAGAAGATCCGGAAGATCTGGATGGTCTGAACTTCCTGGCTGGCAAAACACTGGATTTCGTTAACAAAAAAGCATTCCAGGGTACACTGCTGGCACATACCGACGGACAGGTGCCTAACCTGATCGTTAATATTCCGGACCAGACTCCATATTCCTTTGGTTACCTGGTGTACTTCTTCGAAAAAGCTTGCGGTATCAGCGGATATCTGTCCGGCGTGAATCCGTTTGACCAGGAAGGCGTAGAAGCTTACAAAAAGAATATGTTCGCATTGCTGGGTAAACCAGGCTTTGAAAAGCAAAAAGCGGAACTGGAAGCAAGACTTTCCGAGTAA
- the tkt gene encoding transketolase, giving the protein MTDKKQEQEQSISQSGNSNVDNLAISTIRTLSIDAIEKANSGHPGMPMGSAPMGYQLFAKTMTHNPANPTWVNRDRFVLSAGHGSMLLYSLLHLSGYGLEMDEIKQFRQWGSKTPGHPEYGHTAGVDATTGPLGQGVAMAVGMALAESHLAATYNKGNANVIDHFTYAICGDGDMMEGVASEAASMAGHMKLGKLIMMYDSNDITLDGKAGLSFSENVEDRFKAYGWQVLRVEDGNDLTALAAALEEAKSDTSRPTLIEVKTVIGYGSPNKQGIGGHGGTHGSPLGSAEAKLTKEFYEWTYEEDFYVPDEVREYFAKVKERGVEANKAWDEMFAEYKKANPELAAQFESAFSGNLADGWDKELPFYSTEDKAVSTRVASGNALNGLINGVPQLAGGSADLESSTMTHLKGLENFTPETRDGRNIYFGVREFAMAGAMNGIALHGGIKVFGGTFFVFTDYLRPAVRLAALMGLPVTYVLTHDSIAVGEDGPTHEPIEQLASLRIIPGLTTIRPADGNETSAAWAHAMENKGGPIALVLTRQNLPILPGTVEGVRENIKKGAYVVSDAKGGQPAVQIIATGSEVQLAVKAQEALAAEGIEVRVVSMPSWELFEKQDQAYRDSVILPDVKARLAIEMAQTFGWERYVGDKGAILGITTFGASAPGDRVMAEYGFTVDNVVQKVKGLLS; this is encoded by the coding sequence ATGACTGACAAGAAACAAGAGCAAGAACAAAGCATTAGCCAATCCGGCAACTCCAACGTGGACAATCTCGCGATCTCCACGATCCGTACACTCTCGATCGATGCGATCGAAAAAGCAAACTCCGGACATCCAGGTATGCCAATGGGCTCCGCGCCAATGGGTTACCAGCTGTTCGCTAAAACAATGACACACAACCCGGCTAACCCTACATGGGTAAACCGTGACCGTTTTGTACTGTCTGCAGGTCATGGCTCTATGCTATTGTACAGCCTGCTGCACCTGTCCGGCTACGGTCTGGAAATGGATGAAATCAAACAATTCCGTCAATGGGGAAGTAAAACTCCAGGTCACCCTGAGTATGGTCACACTGCTGGTGTAGACGCAACTACAGGTCCTCTGGGTCAAGGCGTAGCCATGGCAGTAGGTATGGCGCTGGCTGAATCCCACCTGGCGGCAACTTACAATAAAGGCAACGCTAACGTAATCGACCACTTCACTTATGCAATCTGTGGCGATGGCGACATGATGGAAGGCGTAGCAAGTGAAGCAGCTTCCATGGCTGGTCACATGAAACTGGGCAAACTGATCATGATGTACGATTCCAACGATATTACGCTGGATGGTAAAGCAGGTCTGTCCTTCTCCGAGAACGTAGAAGACCGTTTCAAAGCTTACGGCTGGCAAGTACTGCGCGTAGAAGACGGTAACGATCTGACTGCACTCGCAGCAGCACTGGAAGAAGCAAAATCCGATACTTCCCGTCCAACACTGATTGAAGTGAAAACAGTGATCGGTTACGGTAGCCCGAACAAACAGGGTATCGGCGGCCACGGTGGTACGCACGGTTCCCCACTGGGTTCTGCAGAAGCCAAACTGACCAAAGAATTCTACGAGTGGACATACGAAGAAGATTTCTATGTACCGGATGAAGTTCGTGAATACTTTGCAAAAGTTAAAGAGCGCGGCGTTGAAGCCAACAAAGCATGGGACGAAATGTTTGCCGAGTACAAAAAAGCAAACCCTGAGCTGGCTGCACAATTTGAATCGGCATTCTCCGGTAACCTGGCAGATGGCTGGGACAAAGAACTGCCATTCTACAGCACTGAAGACAAAGCAGTATCCACACGTGTTGCTTCCGGTAACGCACTGAACGGTCTGATCAATGGTGTACCTCAACTGGCCGGCGGTTCCGCTGACCTGGAGAGCTCCACAATGACTCACCTGAAAGGCCTGGAAAACTTCACACCTGAAACACGCGATGGCCGTAACATCTACTTTGGTGTACGTGAATTCGCAATGGCAGGCGCAATGAACGGTATTGCACTGCACGGTGGTATCAAAGTATTCGGCGGTACGTTCTTCGTATTTACCGATTACCTGCGTCCAGCAGTACGTCTGGCTGCTCTGATGGGTCTGCCTGTAACCTATGTACTGACTCACGACAGTATCGCTGTTGGTGAAGACGGTCCTACACACGAACCAATCGAACAACTGGCTTCCCTGCGCATCATTCCAGGTCTGACTACAATCCGTCCTGCGGATGGTAACGAGACATCTGCTGCATGGGCTCATGCTATGGAAAACAAAGGTGGCCCAATTGCGCTGGTTCTGACTCGTCAAAACCTGCCGATCCTGCCTGGTACAGTAGAAGGCGTACGCGAAAACATCAAAAAAGGTGCTTACGTTGTATCCGACGCTAAAGGCGGACAACCAGCAGTACAAATTATCGCAACAGGTTCCGAAGTGCAGCTGGCTGTTAAAGCTCAAGAAGCACTGGCAGCTGAAGGCATCGAAGTACGCGTTGTCAGCATGCCAAGCTGGGAACTGTTCGAAAAACAAGATCAAGCTTATCGCGATTCCGTTATTCTGCCAGATGTTAAAGCTCGTCTTGCGATCGAGATGGCTCAAACATTCGGTTGGGAACGTTATGTTGGCGACAAGGGCGCAATCCTGGGTATCACTACCTTTGGTGCTTCCGCTCCTGGCGACCGCGTAATGGCCGAGTACGGATTCACTGTAGATAATGTAGTACAGAAAGTTAAAGGACTGCTGTCCTAA
- a CDS encoding sulfate/molybdate ABC transporter ATP-binding protein, protein MHVEVRHLDKHFGQFHAVQDVSFSIAKGHLIGLLGPSGGGKTSILRMLAGLETPGSGEIIFHGKTVNHLPPQEREIGFVFQNYALFKHMTVFDNIAFGLKVKKIRKEAMRDRVRELVELTGLSGFEHRYPHQLSGGQRQRVAFARALAPEPQLLLLDEPFAAIDAKIRQELRTWLRELIERVGITSIFVTHDQDEAIEVADEIMIINGGRLEQKGTPWDIYKQPSTPFVASFIGESTIIEEIGQLKGFDHHGITASARALIRPEYIEIGPAHEFRLLSATETGTVKHMHFRGSQWMVEVEVGTNRLITYRSLEKDTLEVGQDVQVLVHRAYLFNDDESWIAENALKADPLSVFI, encoded by the coding sequence ATGCATGTGGAAGTTCGTCATTTGGATAAGCATTTCGGTCAATTTCATGCGGTGCAGGATGTCAGCTTCTCAATTGCCAAGGGACATCTGATTGGTCTGCTCGGACCGAGTGGTGGCGGTAAAACCTCTATTTTGCGGATGCTTGCCGGGCTGGAGACGCCTGGTAGCGGAGAGATTATTTTTCATGGCAAAACAGTCAATCATCTGCCGCCGCAGGAACGGGAGATCGGATTTGTTTTTCAAAATTATGCATTGTTCAAGCATATGACGGTATTCGATAATATAGCGTTTGGTCTGAAAGTCAAAAAGATCCGCAAAGAAGCGATGCGGGATCGTGTACGTGAATTGGTGGAGCTGACCGGCCTGTCCGGATTCGAGCATCGGTATCCGCATCAGCTGTCTGGCGGACAACGTCAGCGGGTTGCTTTTGCCAGAGCATTGGCACCCGAACCACAGCTGCTGCTGCTGGATGAACCGTTCGCAGCGATCGACGCCAAGATCCGGCAGGAGCTGCGTACCTGGCTGCGTGAACTGATCGAGCGGGTAGGTATTACTTCTATTTTCGTTACCCATGATCAGGATGAAGCGATCGAAGTGGCTGACGAGATTATGATTATTAATGGCGGACGTCTGGAACAGAAGGGGACGCCATGGGATATTTACAAGCAGCCCTCTACGCCGTTTGTCGCTTCCTTTATCGGGGAGTCGACGATTATAGAAGAGATTGGACAGCTCAAAGGCTTCGATCATCACGGAATTACTGCTTCTGCCCGTGCTTTGATCCGGCCGGAGTATATCGAGATTGGACCTGCTCATGAGTTCCGCCTGCTGTCCGCGACAGAGACAGGTACTGTGAAGCATATGCACTTCCGGGGCAGTCAGTGGATGGTCGAGGTGGAAGTGGGTACGAATCGACTGATCACCTATCGTTCACTGGAAAAAGATACGCTGGAGGTAGGACAGGACGTACAGGTACTCGTTCACCGTGCATACCTGTTCAATGATGATGAGAGCTGGATTGCCGAAAATGCACTCAAAGCTGATCCATTATCGGTATTTATCTAG
- a CDS encoding sulfate ABC transporter substrate-binding protein, with amino-acid sequence MKQRKSWSLRLLVGFILLSVLLSGCSGAEQSGTQPVSAAPASDGDVTLVIGAYSVAKDAVGEILPQFQQYWKEKTGQTVRFQESYEASGTQARAIAGGFEADVTILSLEGDVDKLVKAGLVDKKWKDAPYQGMVTRSIVVLGTRKGNPLGIHQFQDLARPGVKVLYPNPKTSGGAQWDINAIYGAGLKQSEREKGQKDPAAAKAFLEAVHQNIESLDKSGRASMAAFEYGVGDVIVTYENELLARMAKGAQYDLVVPDDTILIENPAAVVDSYVDKHGTRKVAEAFLDYLRTAKAQEIFAKHGFRPVDEQVMKAHRSEYPDPSGLFDIQYLGGWSEVRSSLYSKRGIWYQVLAGI; translated from the coding sequence ATGAAACAGAGAAAATCGTGGTCACTCCGATTACTGGTGGGGTTTATTCTGCTGAGTGTGCTGCTCTCCGGATGCAGCGGTGCAGAACAATCCGGAACACAGCCGGTATCCGCTGCGCCGGCATCAGATGGAGATGTAACACTGGTAATCGGCGCCTACAGTGTAGCCAAGGATGCCGTCGGTGAGATTCTGCCGCAGTTCCAACAGTACTGGAAAGAAAAGACCGGTCAGACAGTGCGCTTCCAGGAGTCGTATGAAGCTTCGGGTACACAGGCGCGGGCGATTGCCGGAGGATTCGAAGCGGACGTGACGATTCTGTCGCTGGAAGGCGATGTCGACAAGCTGGTTAAAGCGGGACTGGTCGATAAAAAATGGAAAGATGCTCCGTATCAGGGCATGGTCACACGCTCTATCGTCGTACTCGGCACACGCAAAGGCAATCCGCTCGGTATTCATCAATTTCAGGATCTGGCGCGTCCCGGTGTGAAGGTGCTGTATCCCAATCCCAAAACATCCGGTGGTGCACAGTGGGATATCAATGCGATCTATGGCGCCGGACTCAAGCAGTCAGAACGGGAAAAAGGACAGAAAGATCCGGCAGCCGCCAAAGCATTTCTGGAAGCTGTCCATCAAAATATAGAATCACTCGATAAAAGCGGACGGGCTTCAATGGCAGCTTTTGAATACGGGGTAGGAGATGTAATTGTTACGTATGAAAATGAACTGCTGGCACGGATGGCCAAAGGAGCACAATATGATCTGGTCGTACCCGACGATACGATTCTGATCGAAAATCCTGCTGCCGTGGTGGATTCTTATGTGGACAAGCACGGCACACGTAAAGTAGCCGAAGCTTTCCTCGATTATCTGCGCACAGCGAAAGCCCAGGAGATTTTTGCCAAACACGGATTTCGTCCGGTGGATGAGCAGGTCATGAAGGCTCATCGCAGCGAATATCCTGATCCATCGGGACTGTTTGATATACAGTATCTGGGCGGATGGAGTGAAGTCCGCAGCTCCTTGTATTCCAAACGCGGGATCTGGTATCAGGTATTGGCAGGGATTTGA
- a CDS encoding secondary thiamine-phosphate synthase enzyme YjbQ: MLYTMQISTRKRDEMRDITREVSSKVSQSGIQEGIAIVYCPHTTAGIAINENADPDVKHDVLMRLDEVYPWEHPKYRHMEGNTASHLKSITTGPSQTIIIQDGRLLLGRWQGIYFCEFDGPRQREYMIKIMQG, encoded by the coding sequence ATGCTGTATACGATGCAGATTTCAACCCGCAAACGCGATGAAATGAGAGATATTACAAGAGAAGTCTCCTCCAAAGTAAGCCAGAGCGGCATACAGGAAGGCATAGCGATTGTCTATTGTCCGCATACGACTGCCGGAATTGCAATCAATGAGAATGCAGACCCAGATGTGAAGCATGATGTGCTGATGCGTCTGGATGAAGTCTATCCCTGGGAGCATCCCAAATATCGCCACATGGAAGGCAACACGGCTTCGCATCTCAAATCGATCACTACCGGCCCTTCCCAGACCATTATTATTCAGGATGGCAGGCTGCTGCTCGGACGCTGGCAGGGTATTTATTTCTGCGAATTCGATGGGCCGCGCCAGCGGGAATACATGATCAAAATCATGCAAGGCTGA
- a CDS encoding NAD(P)-dependent oxidoreductase: MKKIGFIGLGTMGLPMAENLLKKGFELTVYNRTAAKAESLVQQGARQVHTPREAAEGQDMVITIVSDDASIYEVYQGENGIIAAVQQGLTVMDCSTVSPPLALEIAADVHARGGIYLDAPVTGSKPAAIDGTLVFMVGGNPEAIESHQDVFDTLGRLVIPMGPNGSGATAKLAHNTMVGIHTVALAEAFAIASKGGIDPSAFLQLIRNGAANSRTIELKGQKIIDGDYSNQFSLALMLKDLKLASALNDKNGVPAPMLNLAKSLFQTGQSKGYGDDDLSVIAKCYEEWIGQTINGKSL; the protein is encoded by the coding sequence ATGAAAAAAATCGGATTTATCGGTCTGGGTACCATGGGTCTGCCCATGGCAGAAAATTTACTCAAAAAAGGATTTGAGCTAACCGTCTATAACCGTACCGCAGCCAAGGCGGAATCCCTTGTTCAGCAGGGTGCACGGCAGGTACATACGCCGCGCGAAGCTGCCGAAGGACAGGATATGGTGATCACCATTGTTAGCGATGATGCTTCCATTTATGAAGTATATCAGGGTGAAAATGGTATTATTGCTGCGGTGCAGCAGGGATTAACTGTTATGGATTGCAGCACCGTCTCTCCACCGCTCGCTCTCGAAATCGCTGCCGATGTTCACGCACGCGGCGGCATCTATCTGGACGCGCCGGTAACCGGCAGCAAACCGGCAGCTATTGATGGCACACTCGTATTCATGGTAGGCGGCAATCCCGAAGCGATAGAATCCCACCAGGACGTATTTGATACGCTGGGACGACTCGTTATTCCAATGGGGCCAAATGGCAGTGGTGCTACTGCCAAGCTCGCGCATAATACCATGGTCGGTATTCACACTGTCGCATTGGCCGAAGCATTTGCAATTGCTTCCAAAGGCGGTATCGACCCTTCCGCATTCCTGCAGCTGATTCGCAACGGTGCTGCCAACAGCCGTACCATTGAGTTAAAAGGCCAGAAAATTATTGACGGCGACTACAGCAACCAATTCTCCCTGGCGCTGATGCTCAAGGATCTCAAGCTTGCTTCGGCACTCAATGACAAGAATGGCGTACCTGCGCCTATGCTGAATCTGGCCAAAAGTCTGTTTCAGACAGGGCAGTCCAAAGGCTATGGTGACGATGATCTGTCCGTTATCGCCAAATGCTACGAAGAATGGATTGGTCAGACGATTAACGGCAAATCACTATAA
- a CDS encoding YigZ family protein — MTTDKPERYKTIQQAGDKEIVIKKSRFIGHSKPVATEEEALEFIESIKKQHWNATHNCSAYLIGSRGEIQRQSDDGEPSGTAGKPILEVIKNQGLQDIVIVVTRYFGGIMLGAGGLIRAYTDGAVAAIEAGEAITRVLHQEVKVELDYTWLGKVENELRSRGIRMGDTAFTDKVILNCLPVASEAEAFREWMTDLTQGQSLITTGEQLYFTEEQEK, encoded by the coding sequence ATGACAACAGACAAACCCGAACGCTACAAGACCATACAACAAGCTGGGGACAAAGAAATTGTGATTAAAAAATCCCGGTTTATCGGTCACTCCAAGCCCGTTGCTACCGAAGAAGAAGCACTGGAATTTATTGAAAGTATCAAAAAACAGCACTGGAATGCTACGCATAACTGCTCTGCCTATCTGATCGGCTCGCGGGGCGAGATTCAGCGTCAGTCGGATGATGGCGAACCGAGCGGAACCGCAGGCAAGCCTATTCTGGAGGTGATCAAAAACCAGGGATTACAGGATATCGTTATTGTCGTAACCCGGTATTTTGGTGGAATCATGCTGGGTGCCGGTGGATTGATCCGGGCTTATACCGACGGAGCCGTTGCTGCGATCGAAGCAGGAGAAGCTATTACACGTGTACTGCATCAGGAAGTAAAGGTTGAACTGGATTATACCTGGCTTGGCAAAGTAGAGAATGAGCTGCGCAGCCGGGGCATCCGTATGGGTGATACCGCTTTTACCGATAAAGTGATTCTGAACTGTCTGCCGGTTGCCAGCGAAGCAGAGGCATTCCGGGAATGGATGACTGATCTTACGCAGGGACAGTCATTGATCACGACAGGCGAGCAGCTTTATTTTACAGAAGAACAAGAGAAATAG